From one Alosa alosa isolate M-15738 ecotype Scorff River chromosome 5, AALO_Geno_1.1, whole genome shotgun sequence genomic stretch:
- the rflna gene encoding refilin-A produces the protein MVGHLHLQAMDDSLKGKNREGLLDSPDSGLPPSPSPPFYSLSPGLLESRSGSCTTPVEQHHGFYRKESREGKLLPYLLLNSQGTELKTRMQPVVYGESIEVNPKPEQEVKFHSSVRYASDRHYREQLYCAPVPVPTNFRETVVVASPDCTWRHYKAEVYLQPRHRPLRFQSTAIVYPKHARSTYRTTLSHQPSGSGGGRRWFSSTVRLESSEDLSPCIIYTEDL, from the exons ATGGTGGGGCACTTACATTTACAAGCTATGGATGATAGTCTAAAAGGCAAGAATCGAGAAGGGCTGCTCGACAGTCCGGATTCAGGACTACCCCCAAGCCCGAGCCCGCCCTTCTACTCGCTTTCCCCCGGGCTTCTCGAGTCACGGTCGGGGAGCTGTACGACGCCCGTGGAGCAACACCATGGGTTCTATAGAAAAGAGAGCCGAGAGGGAAAATTG cttCCCTACCTGCTGCTGAACTCGCAGGGCACAGAGCTCAAGACGCGCATGCAGCCTGTGGTCTACGGAGAGAGCATCGAGGTCAACCCCAAACCTGAGCAGGAAGTGAA GTTCCATTCTTCCGTGAGGTATGCGTCGGACCGCCACTACCGTGAGCAACTTTACTGTGCGCCTGTTCCCGTGCCCACCAACTTTCGTGAGACGGTGGTGGTGGCGTCTCCCGACTGCACCTGGCGCCACTACAAGGCCGAGGTTTACCTGCAGCCGCGCCACCGGCCACTGCGCTTCCAGAGCACGGCCATCGTCTACCCTAAGCACGCCCGCAGCACCTACCGCACCACGCTCAGCCACCAGCCCTCGGGCTCGGGGGGCGGCCGCCGCTGGTTCTCCTCCACTGTGCGCCTGGAGTCCAGTGAGGACCTCAGCCCCTGCATCATCTACACAGAGGACCTCTGA